The nucleotide sequence AGCATGGGACCCATGGAGTCAAGCGCATCCCCTCCCCGCTCCCGGAAAGCACCGGAGGAGCGACGGGAGGAGATCCTGTCCGAGGCCGCATCCATCGCCCTCGACGAGGGACTGGAACGCATCACCCTGCGCGCCGTCGCCACCCGCCTCGGCGTCCGCCCCGGCCTCATTTCCCATTACTTCCCGGCGGCGGAGGACCTCGTCGACGAGGCCTTCGTGCGGGCGGCGACGATCGAACGCGAGCGGTTCTTCCCCACCGACGGCTCACCTCTGGAGCGACTCGCGCACTTCGTCCACCACATCGAGACGGGCGCATCGCTCCCGCTCGCCCGGCTGTGGCTCAACGCCCGGCACCTGTCGCGCTTCATCCCGAGCCTCGAGACCACACTGCAAGAGCAGGATGCGCTCGACCGCGCCCGCCTGCGCGCGATCATCGAGGACGGCGTCGCGTCCGGCGACTTCGCCGCCGTCGACCCGGAGGCGGCCAGCATCCGCATCCTCATCGCGGTCGACGGCGGCGGCTCGTACGTGAACAGCACCGACGACCTCAGCCACCCGGCGCACGTGCACTTCGTGGCCGACGTGACCGAGTGGACGCTCGGTCTCGCTCCGGGAACGCTCGGCGCCGTCGCGAAGAGCTGACTCACTCCTCTCGGACGAGCGCCACCCCGTGCGGCTCCAGTCGAAGACCGGCCGCCGACCCCCCCGTGAGGATGTCCGTGCCGGACAGGTCGAGCGTCACCGCCTCCTGGCCGTGGTTGATGGCGGCGAGGAACGCGCCGCGGCGGACGAACTCCACGCCCGGGATGCGCGGCAGCCGCTCCACTGCGGCCTCGGTCAGGATCGAATCCAGCAGCAGTCCGAGCGGTTCGGCGTCGAGCCGGGTCGCGACGTACCAGGCCTGCCCGGAACCACGGGCGTGGCGGGTCACCGCGGGATGCCCGTCCAGCGCTCCGCCCTCGAAGACCGCCTCCACGTCGGCCGATTCGACGCGCACGTACTCCGACCAGAGCGACGCGGAGGCCCGGCCGCCGATGCGGTCGCCGCGGACACCGACGGCGGGCGGCTCGCCGCCGCCGAGCGCGGCGAGATCCGGCGCGGCAGGCGGGGCGAACTCCTCCACCCAGAGCCCGAGCGTCTCGCGCAGCGCGCCGAGGTATCCGCCGGTGCGCACGTGGAGGTCGGGGTCGAGGATGCCGGTGAGATAGCCGACGACCAGCGATCCCCCTCCCGCCGCGTACGCGTCGAGCGCCTCGAGCTGGGCGTCGCTCGCGACGAACAGCGACGGGACGACGACGGCCCGATAGCCGGACAGGTCGCCCGTCGCCTGGACGAAGTCCACCGTGACGCCCGCCGCGGTCAGCGCGATGTGCCAGCCCAGGACGTCGGCGAGGTACGAGATCGTGGTCGGCGACGCCTTCTGCTCGATCGCCCACCAGGAGTCCCAGTCGAAGACGATGGCGACCTGAGCGGGAACGGGTCGCCCGAGCAGGCCATCGACCGACGACAGCGTCGCCAGTTCGGAGCCGAGCTGCTCGACCTCGCGGAAAATGCGCGTGTCCGTGCCGCCGTGGGGCAGCATCCCGGCGTGGAACTTCTCCGCGCCCGCGACCGCCTGCCGCCACTGGAAGAAGAGGATGCCGTCGGCCCCGCGCGCGATGCTCTGGTACGACCACGCCCGCATCTGCCCCGGGAGCTTCGCGGCGTTCCGCTCGCGCCAGTTCACAGCGCCGGGTGACTGCTCCATCAGCAGCCAGGGCGCGCCGCCGCCGAGCGAGCGCATCAGGTCGCGCTGCATCGCGCCGTAGGCCGGGGCGAGCGGATCGGCGGGGTCGGGGTACGAGTCGTCGGAGACGATGTCGACCTCCTGCGCCCACGTCCAGTAGTCGACCGGCTTGAAGAAGCCCATGAAGTTGGTCGTGATCGGAACGTCCGAGTGCGAGCGGATGATCGCCGCCTCTGCGCGGAAGCAGTCCAGCAGCTCGTCCGAGCTGAAACGGTCGAAGTCCAGTACCTGGGTCGGGTTCTTGAAGGTCGGGGCGGCACGCGGCGGGAGGATCTCGTCGAAGGCGCCGTAGTGCTGCGACCAGAAGGCCGTGCCCCACGCGTCGTTGAGCGCCTCGATGGTGCCGTACTTCCGCTCCAGCCAGACCCGGAACGCCGCCGCCGACGCATCGCAGTAGCAGTGGCTGACATGGCAGCCGTACTCGTTGTTGACGTGCCAGAGCGAGAGCGCGGGATGGTCGGCGTAGCGTTCGACGATCCGCTCGACCAGCCGCGCGGCGTAGCGCCGGTAGATCGGCGAGCTCGGGCAATACGCCTGCCGGCTCCCCGACGAGAGCGTGACGCCGTCGACCGTCACCGGCAGCATCTCGGGATGCTTCAGCGCCAGCCACGGTGGCGGCGAAGCGGTCGCCGTGGCCAGGTCGACGCGCACTCCGCCCGCGTGCAGCAGGTCGAGCACCTCATCCAGCCAGGCGAAGTCGAACTCGCCGTCCCTCGGTTCGATGCGCGCCCACGAGAAGATGCCGACGGACGCGATGTTCACGCCAGCCCGGTTCATCAGGCGCACATCCTCGCGCCATACCTCCTCCGGCCACTGCTCAGGGTTGTAGTCGCCGCCGTACCAGAATCCACTCACTCTTTGACACTCCCGCTCGCTAGTCCGGTCGTCCAGTATCGCTGCAAGAACAGGAACGCGATGACCAGAGGGATGATCGACACGAGCGAACCCGTGATGACGACGGAGAACAGCGCCTGCGATCCCCCGCCCGCCGCGCTCGTCGCCTGCTGTTGGGCGAGCCCCACCGTCAACGGGTAGAGCTCGGAGCTGTTCAGCATGATCAGCGGCAGGAAGTAGTTGTTCCAGGTGCCGACCAGCGCGAACAGGAACACCGTGACGATTCCCGGTCCGAGGAGGCGGAGACCGACCTGCCAGAAGATGCGGAACTCGCCCGCGCCATCCACTCGGCCGGCCTCGATCATCGAGTCGGGGATGGCGTCCGCCGCGTACACCCGCATGAGGAACACGCCGAACGGGCTGACCAGCGACGGCACGATGACCGCGGCCGGAGTGTTCGTGATGCCGATCTGGCTGAACATCAGGTAGGCCGGGAGGGCCAGCGCGGTCAGCGGGATCATGATCGCCCCGAGCACCACACTGAACATCAGCACGGACCCCGGGAAGCGGTACTTGGCGAACGCGTATCCCGCCATGGTCGCGAGCAGCGACGCACCGATCGCGCTCACCAGCGCGTAGACGAGCGTGTTGATGGCCCAGTGCAGGTAGATCCCGTTCTGGGCTGTGAAGACCGCACCGATGTTCGCGAACAGGTCGAAGGTGCGTCCGAAGGCGAACCCGAAGGTGGTGAACAGGTCGGCGTTGCTCTTCGTGGATGCGATGAACAGCCAGACGATCGGGAGCACGAAATACAGCGCGCAGATCCAGAGCATCACGGTGAGCAGGGTGCTGCGCTGCGTCTCCCGGTTGTAGGCCCGTGCGCCGCGGCGCCCGGTCCGGCGGCGCGGCGAGACGTCGTCGACAGTCGGCAGCGGGCTGCCGGTGGCGGTCTCAGTCATTGCGGGCCGCCTTCCGCTGGGTCGAGAGCTGGACGACGTACGACACGACCGCGATCACCAGACCGAGCAGGAAGGCGATGGCGGCGGCGTAGTTGACGTCCTGGTTCGTGAACGCCAGGTTGTACGCGTAGTAGTTGGGCGTGTAGCCGTTGTCGATCACGTTCGGCGCGAGCGCGTGCAGCAGGCTCGGCTCGTTGAACAGCTGGAACGTTCCGATGATCGAGAAGATCACCGTCAGGATGATTGCGGGACGGATGCCGGGGATCTTGATGCTCCACGCCACGCGCCACTGGCTGGCGCCGTCGATCTCCGCCGCCTCGAACAGCTCCGTCGGGATCGAGCGGAGCGCCGCGTACATGATGATCATGTTGTAGCCGACGAAGGCCCACGTGACGATGTTCATCATCGAGCCGAGCATGTTCTGGTCGCTCAGCAGGTCGGGAGCCCCGAGGCCGACCGCACGGAACAACTGGGCGATCGGGCCGAAGTCGTTGCCGTACAGGTAGCCCCACATCAGCGTCGCGACCACGCCGGGCACGGCGAACGGCAGGAAGATCAGGAGCCGCAGGGCGACAGAGCCGCGAACGCGGCCGCTATCGAGCGCGAGAGCGAAGAACAGCGACAGCGCCAGCATGATCGGCACCTGGATGACGAGGAAGAGCGCCATGCGCCCGACGCCCGCGAGGAAGTCCGGGTCGGTGAACGCCCGCACGTAGTTGGCGAAGCCGGCGAAGGTCTGGCCGCCGATCAGCTGCGTCGTGAAGAGGCTGAGGTAGCCGGAGTAGAACAGCGGCAGCAGCAGCATGACGATGAAGACGATCATGAAGGGCGCCACGAACAGGTAGGCGGCGATGCTCAGCCGGCGCTGGTTCGCGTTCCTCCGAGGCCGCTGCTTCTCCGTGTGCTCGCGCGTGCGCACCCTCCCGGGTGCGACGGACTGGGTCATGGTGAACTCCCTTGTTCGAGCCGAGGGTGCGGGCCGGCGGCGGATGCGCATCCACCGCCGGCCCCGACCCCTACTTGTTGACGGAGAAGCCCTGCTGGGTCCCGTAGCTGACCAGCGCCTTCTGCCAGGCGTCGAGCCCGGCGGAGAGATCGCCCTTCGCGGCGAGCGCCTTGCCCATCGTCTCGGTGTAGCTCGAGTAGGCGTAGTCCATGTAGGGCAGCCAGTCGAACTTGGTGTCGACGGTGGTGGAGATGTTCGCGAACAGCTTGTTGACCTCCTGGCCGCCGTAGAACTCGGCCTTCTGGTCGACGAACGCCGGGTCCTTCAGCGTGGAGTTCAGCGTCGGGAACAGGAACTGCTTGTTGGCGAACATCAGCGTCGACTCCGGGTCGTTGTTGATGAACTTCGCCAGCTCGTACGCCGCGATCGGGTTCTTCGTGGTCTTCAGGACCGCATCGGAGGACCCGCCCCAGTTGCCCGAGGCCGGCTTCGTTCCGGGTGTCTGCGGCAGCTCGGCCGCACGCCAGAGTCCGGAGGTCTTGGCCGCGGTGCCCTGGAGGAACACCGGAGCCCACGCCGCGGTCAGCCAGCCGGCGTACTTGCCGTTGGCGAGACCCTGGTACCAGCTGTCGGTGAAGTCCGGATCGGTGGAGACGTATCCCTTCTGGATGAGGTCCTGCCAGTACGACGCGACCTTCTTGGCCTCTGCGCTGTTGACGTCGACCGTGACGCCCTTCTTGCCGTCGTAGCCGAACGGCTTCACGCCGGCCTGCCAGAGGAGGCCGAGCATCTGGCCCGCCTGGCTGGAGGCGAGGTTCGACATGTAGACGCCGGTCTTCTCCTTCACCGTCGCGGCGTCGGTCGCGTACTGGTCCCACGTGGTCGGGGGCGTGGTGACGCCGGCCTTGTCGAGGATGTCCTTGCGGTACAGGTTGCCCATCGGGCCCGAGTCCTGCGGCACGGCGTAAACGCCGTTGTTCTGCTTCACCTGGTTCCACACCCACGGCACGTACTGGTCGCCGAGGTCGTTCGCGCCGTACGGCGTGAGGTTCAGGAGGCTGTCGGTGACGGTGAACGATGAGATGTACTGGAACTCGATCTGCGCGACGTCCGGGGCACCCTTTCCCGCCTTCAGTGCCGTTCGCAGCTTCTGGTAGTGCGGAGCGCCCTGGCCGACGTTCTCGACTTTGACCTTGATCGCGGGGTACTTCTTCTCGAAGAGCGCGACCTCGTTCTTGATGTCGGGCACCCACGTCCAGAAGGTGAGGGTGGTCGGCGTCTTCATCGCCTTGTCGATGTCGGACTGCGAGACCGGCTTGGTGTTGTCGGCGGTCCCGCCTCCACCGCCGGTGCAGCCGGTCAGCACGAGGGCGACGGCCAGGAGGCCGGTGCCCAGCGCCACTGCTGTTCTCGGTGCTTTCTTCCTCATGAGCGTTCTCTTTCTCTTGGTGTTCCCGGTCACGCCTGTGAACCGGCGACCTCGAACACGGCGACGCCGCGCGGTTCGAGGGTGAAACGGGACCCGGCGGCGAACCGCTCGCCGGTGTCCAGGTGGATGCTGTCCGCCGGCACGGTGACCACATGCTCGGTCGCGGACCAGTTGTGCACGAAGGCGACGTCCTGGCCGCCGGTGCGCCCGGTGCTGACGGTGACGGGCGACGCGGTCTGCCAGCGCGCGGCGGCGGTCTCGGGGACCAGCCAGCGAGCGAGGCTGCGGGCGAGCTCCCGGTTGGGGACCGTTCCGACGTAGGTCACGCGCCCCGCACCGAACGGCGTGGTCGTGATGGCCGCGTCGGCTCCGAGCTCGGTGGGCTCGTACGACACGAGCGTTGTGGCCCCTTCGACGTTGAGCACGTCGACCCAGGCCGTCGCCTGCGCGCCCGGCTCGAGGTCGAATCCTTCGTCTGCGGCCGTGACCGCCAGCGGCTCGGCGAGGTTGCTGTACTCGTCGTACCAGACGCCGGCGGCGTCATGCAGCCGATCGGGAGCGACAGCGCGGCGGGCACGGGCGAGCTCATCGCCGTACCCGGTCCGGATGCCCAGCACGAGGTGTCCGCCCGCTTCGGCGTAGGCGCGCAACGCATCGAGGGTCGCGTCGTCGGCGACGTACTCGGCGGCAGCGACGAGGATGGGATGCTCGGCGACGAGGTCGGCCGCGGACCGCTGTACGAACTGCCGGGTGTGCTGCACGCGGACCTGCGCGCCGACCTCGCTGAAGCCGCGGTAGAACGCATCGACGATGCGGGCGTAGGAGGTGCCGTCCGGTCCTCCGTCGTCGGTCGCGAGCGGCGGATACGTCTCGAACGACCACAGGGTGTCCGTGGAGTGCAGCATGAGCACGTCCGCATCCGGCACGAACCCGTCGAGCGCGTCGCCCAGCCGCTGCAGGCTCGCGCCCAGTTCGGCGACCTCGCGGTAGATGCGGCCGGGCACCTGGCTGTGCGGGAGGACGCCGCCCCAGTAGGTCTCCACCCCGAAGTGGAGGGTGTGCCAGTGCCAGTACTCGATCATCCGGGCGCCGCGGCTGATCAGCGCATACGCTGCCTGCTTGATCTGGCCGGGGAACGGCGGCTGGTTCTGCCACGGTCCGCCGATCGACTGCGCGTTGGTCTCGGTGACGAGGAACCGCTCCTGCGCCGACGAGAAGGCGCGGTCGCCCCACTGGAACAGCGCCCACGGGCCTGTGTGCCACCACTGGGCGCGGCGTGGGAGGTCGACGTCGGCCGAGAGGCCGTCCTGCATCAGGTAGTAGGGGTTGCCCGCGGTGATGTCGAGGGAGGAGACGAGCTCGTCGTCGGAGATCTGCGGCCGGGAGTACGAGATGCAGGTCGTGACGAACTGGTCGTCCCTGGCGTACTCGCGCACGATCTCGGCCTGCCACGCGATGAGGTCGGTGGCCTGCTCGCCCTGGAACCGGCGCCACTCCAGCTGGTACTGCGGCATCAGGTTGCCGCCCGGGCGCCACAGCTCCGACCACTCGGCGATGCGGTGCGACCAGTAGACGAGCCCCCACTCGTCGTTGAGGCGCTCCACCGTGCCGTAGCGCCTCCGGAGCCAGGAGACGAACGCCTGGAAGGTCGTCTCGTTGTGCGGGAGGTTGTTACCCGGCTCGTTATCCACCTGCCAGCCGATCACGGCCGGGTGGTCGGCATAGCGCGCGACCACCTTCCGGATGATGCGCTCGGCGTACCAGCGGTAGACGGTCGACGACTGGTCCATCTCCTGGCGGGCTCCCCAGCCGATGGCGTGCCCGCGCCCGTCGATCGCCGCGATCTCGGGGTGGAGCGTCTGCAGCCACGGCGGGATGGCGTAGGTCGGCGTCCCGAGGATGACCGCGATGCCGCGGGCGTGGGCTCCGTCGAGCACCGGCTGCAACCAGTCGAGGTCGAACTCGCCGTTCCGCGGCTCCCAGGTGGACCACACCGACTCGCCGACCCGGATGACGGTGAACCCCGCCTCCGACATCAGGTCGAGGTCACGATCGAGCGTCCCCTCCTGCTGGTACTCGGCGTAGTAGGCGGCTCCGAAGAGCACACCGGGGAACGGGGGGTTCTGCGTCATCGTCGACCTTCCGCATCGTTGCGTCCTGCTGTGTGTTGTCGACAACATCCTGCAGCGGGTTCACTCGATGTTGTCGACAACATTTCCTGGTCGCGATGCTACACAGACCGGCGCTCGGCGCACAACCACCGAGACCGGATGGTTACTTTCCGGCTGTCGGCGCTTCGGCCGTCGAGCCCCTCTGCACCAGCTCCGGCAGGCGGTAGCCCGGCACGTCGGCTGTGTCTGCACCCTCGATCTTCGCGATCAGCACGTTCATCAGGTACGCGCCCTCGCCCTCGAAATCGAGGCGGATGGTCGACAGCGACGGCAGGTGGAAGCGCGACTCGGGGGCGTCGTCCATCCCGATCACGCTCACGTCGTCCGGCACCCGGCGGCCGCGCTCGGCCAGGCCGAAGATCAGTCCGATCGCCATGCTGTCGTTGGCGAGGGCGACCGCGGTCACGTCGTCCGGCAGCTGCTGCGCGGCGCGGTAGCCGGCCTCGGCCGACCAGTCGCCCTCGTACTCCCACACCACATCGAGGTCTCGTTCCGCAGCCACGGCGAAGAAGCCGCTGCGCCGCTCCCCCGCCGCGATCCAGACATCCGGCCCGTTCACGAAGGCGACGCGGCGATGCCCGAGGTCGGCGAGATGCGCCGCCGCGAGCCGGCCGGGATGTGCTCGCGGGTTGGTGCCGGAGGACGAGAGCCCCTCCCCCGAGTCGATCGAGATCGGAACGTCGAGTCCGCGATTGGCGACGGCCTCGCGCACCACGTCGGTCTGGGCCGTCGCGAAGACACCCGCGATCTGGTGCTCCATCACCACATCCAGTGCCGCATCGACCGAGTCGGCGTCCTCCCCGTCCATCGACGCGATGTCGAGCACGTAGCCGCGGCTCCGCGCCGCGGTCGTCGCGCCGGCGATGATGCGCCCGGGGCCGGAGAGCTCCATTCGGTGGGCGAGGATGCCGATCCGGTTGGACTGCCGCGAGCGCAGCCAGCGGGCGGCGCCGTTCGGCCGGTAGTTCAGTTCGTCGATCGCGGCTTGGACTTTCTCCCGCGTCGCGGGCCGGATCCCCTCGAAGCCGTTGAGGAACCGGGTGACCGTCTGGTGCGAGACCCCCGCGTGGCGTGCCACATCGTAGATGGTGGCGCGTTTCATGGAATGAAGTGTAGCCACACCGCGCGAGGGCCCCGTCCGGTCAGTACTCGATGCGCCCGAAGCGGTTGTGGAACTCGCCGGTCGGGCCATCCGGACCGAGGGTGGCCAGCGCGACCGTGGCGTCCGTCCCCTCCTGGACGGTCTGATGCCCGCTGTACCCGTTGAACTCCGTCGCGGTGTAGCCCGGATCGCTCGCGTTCACCCGGAAGCCGGGCAGTCCCTTGGCGTACTGCACGGTCAGGGCGATGACCGCCGCCTTGGATGCCGCGTAGGCGATGCCGAGCACCGGATGCTCGTCGTGCCCGGGCGTCGACAGCCAGCGCGGCCAGCCCACTCCCGAGGCGACGTTCACGATGACCGGCGCCGCCGAGCGGCGCAGCAGGGGGAGGCAGGCCTGGGTGACCCGGGCGACGCCGACGACGTTCGTGTCGAGCGTCTGCCGCATCGCCTCGATGTCGAGGTCGTCGGCACCCTGCCGTCGGCCGCCGAGCACGCCGGCGTTGTTGACCAGCACATCCAGTTCCGGCAGGGAGGCGACCGCCGCATCCACACTGGCCTGGTCGGTGACATCGAGGGCCAGCGGGATGGCGCCCAGCGCTCGCGCCTCGTCTCCTGCCGCGATATCGCGCATCCCGGCGTAGACCGTGTGCCCGGCTTCGATGAGTCGGCGGGCGGTCTCGAGGCCGAGGCTGCGGTTGGCTCCTGTGATCAGTGTCGTCGTCATGACCTCGATCCTGTGCGCCCGCCGCGGGGATGCCCAGGCACCGGTCTTCGGGGGTACCGGCAGTACCAGGGTCGGGCGGGCGACCGGACGTACGATGAGGCCATGAGCGAGTTCGCGGCGGTGCTGCGGTCGTGGCGCGACCGGGTCGACCCGGTCGAGGTGGGGCTCCCCGCCGGCCCGGGCCGACGGACGCCGGGCCTGCGCCGCGAAGAGCTCGCCGCCCTCGCCGGCGTGAGCGTCGACTACATCGTGCGTCTGGAGCAGGGTCGCGCGACGAACCCGTCGCCCCAGCTGCTCAGCGCGCTCGCCCGCGCTCTGCGGCTCTCCGCCGAGGAACGCGACCACCTGTTCCGGGTGGCCGGTGCGGCGTCGTCGCCGGCGGGCAGCATCCCGAGGCACCTCACGCCGGGCGTGCAGCGCATCCTCGACCGGATCGGGGATGTGCCGCTCGCGGTGTTCACGGCGTCGTGGGACTTCCTCGTCTGGAACCCGTTGTGGGCGGCGCTGCTGAAGGATCCGTCGGAGATGACGGGACTGGACCGCAATCTGGTCTGGCGGCACTTCACCCACGGCCACTCGGGGGTCGAGTTCGACGACATCCACGCCGAGGAGTTCTCGGCCGACCTCGTCGCCGACCTCCGCCAGGCGCACGGCCGCTACCCCGCCGACCGGGACCTCGAACGCGTGATCGGCCGGCTACGTGCCGCCTCGCCCGACTTCGAGCGCCGCTGGGCCACGGCCCGCGTGGCCGCGCACCGTTCGAGCAGGAAGACGATGACCGACACGATCGTCGGCCCGATCACCGTCGACTGCGACGTGCTGACCGTGCCCGACGGGGACCTCCGCATCGTCGTCTACACCGCAGTGCCGGGCAGCGAGGATGCGGCCAAGCTCGACCTGCTGCGCGTCGCGGGTGTGGAGCGGTTCGCCCCCGCGCCCTGACCTCCCCCGAGATTCGTGCCGAATGTGCGCTTTGCGGCGCTCAAAGCGCACATTCGGCACGAATCTCGGCCCGGGTTTTACAGGGTGCGTGCCCATACGTCGCGGTGAGTGGTCACGTAGCGGGTCACCGCCTGCCAGTGCGCTCCGTGCCCGGTCTCGTACATCGTCGCCCACGGCTCCCGACCCGCGCGGTTCGACGTGTGGAGCAGGTCGTACATCGCCTGCGTTCTACGGCCCATCTCGGTCGGGAGGTTGGCGCGCAGACTCTTGTCGGCGCCGTACCCGTCGACGAATGCCGCGAGCGCCCGGGCGGAGTCCTCGGGGGCGCGGGCCGCGTCGTTGAGCGTGAACGCCTGGGCGGCGTAGGCCAGATCCCAGAGGCGGGTGCTGGGGGCGGAGGCGTCCCAGTCGATGAACAGCCAGCGGTCGCCCACCATCAGGTTCCACGGGGCCAGGTCGTTGTGGCAGACGAGCTCTGCGGCAGGTGCAGGGATCGCCGTCTCCCAGACCGCATGCGGCGGCGGGACGAACGCGGCGCTGGCGTCGTGGATGGCGCGGACCATCTCCCCGACCCGATGCAGCTCGGACAGGGTGAGCGGGTCCGCATCCATCGCCAGACGGCCCGGCACGAACTCCTGGACCTGTCGCCCCTCGTCGTCGCGGCCCAGCGGGGCGGGCGCATCCACACCGGACTCCCGCAGGTGCTCGACGAACGACACGACGCTCGGCGTCGCCGCCGTCCACGGCTTGCGGACGGTGTCGCCGATGCGCACCACCGCGCCCCCGGCGTTTCCCCCGGCGAGCGCCTCTTCCCGTTCCACACGTCGAGGCTAGCCGCCCCTGGCGACCCACCCCTCCCCACCGCCATACTGACCGGATGAGCAGCGCGGGGAACACCGGCCGGGATGACGAGAACCGTCTGACGCGGTTCCTGAAACGCAAGTGGCTGGCGATCGTCCTCATCCTGCTGTTGGTGATCGTGGCCGTGCAGAACCTCGTCGGCGGCGACCGTGCGACCATCTTCGTGCTGTGGACGCAGGTTCAGGTGCCGACCTGGCTGCTGGTGGTGCTCGTCTTCCTGATCGGCGGAGTCGTCGGCTGGGTGCTCGCGCGCAACCGTGCGGCCAGGCGCGCGCGGCGCTGAGGCGTTTTTCGCCAGAACACGGCCGTTTCCTCGCTTTCTGCGGACCTGGGAGCGATGATGACTGCGTGGATGACACCGAGCGTTCACTCGTCGGCGCCCTGCATGCCGGCGATGTGTCCGCGATCGAGCTGTTGTACCAGCGCTGGGGACGGCTGGTCTACACGCTCGCGCTGCGCTCGCTCGGCAACGTCGCCGACGCCGAGGACGTGACGCAGCAGGTGTTCGTCGCCGCCTGGCAGGGACGCGCGGGATTCGATCCGGAGCGCGCGAAGCTCAGTACGTGGCTGATGGCGATCACCCGCCACAAGATCGTCGACGCCTACGAGGCGCGGGCGAAACGTCAGCGCGAACTGGAGGCCTTCATGGAGAGCGTCTACCTCCAGTCGCTCAGCTGGACGGACGAGATCGCCGACAGCGTCGCCATGAGCCAGGAGCTCGACCAGCTGGAGCCGGTGGCGCAGCAGATCATGCGGCTCGCCTTCTACGATCGGCTGACCCATACGCAGATCGCGGCGAAACTCGACCTTCCGTTGGGTACGGTCAAGAGTCATATCCGGCGCAGCCTCCTCCGGCTGCGGGCACGGTTGGAGGACGCGGATGACGCATAGCGACCCGGATGTCCTCGCGATGCTCGCCCTCGGCGAGACCGACATCGACGCGAGAGACGTCGACCACGTGATGACCTGCCCGCAGTGCAGGACGGAGCTGGAGCGCCTGACGCGTGTGACGCGTGCGGCGCGTGAGAACGGCCCGGTCGACTTCGCCCTGCAGGAGCCCTCTCCCCGCGTGTGGGAGAACATCAGCGCGCAGCTGACACTCGACCCGCCCGCGACCTCCAGCGTGGCGGCCGACGACGGCATCCCCTCGGCCACTCGGGCTGATGCTTCCCCGACCCGGGATGTCGCCCCGCGTCGCCGGGGACGCGGCCGTCGTCGCTGGCCGTACCTGGTCTCCGCCGCAGCGGTCGTGCTCGTCGCCGTCGCTGTGGCTCTCGTCGTGTTCATCCGTCCGGCGCCCCAGGTGGAGGCGCAGGCCACGCTGGCCGGACTGCCCGCGTGGTCGACCTCCAACGGTCAGGCCACCATGGAGCGGGAGCCCGACGGCACGACGGTCCTGGCGGTCGAGCTGGACTCCCCGGCCGTGCACTCCCCGGGCACCGCGTACCGCGAGGTGTGGCTGATGAACAGCGACCTCACGAAGGCGATCAGCGTCGGACTCCTGGATGGAGGCACGGGTCGCTTCGTGATGCCGCCCAACATCGCCGCCGCCGACTACCCGGTCGTCGACATCTCGCAGCAGCCGCTCAACGGCGATCCGGCGCACTCGGGCGACAGCATCGTCCGGGGCACCCTGTCCGCGGCACGCTGACCCGGCCCAGCTCCGCTTCCTCTGTTTCCTCCGGTTCCCCCGCGAATCCGTAGGAGGTGCATCCGATTCGCCCTCCGCCCGGAATGTATGGGCATGC is from Leifsonia sp. 466MF and encodes:
- a CDS encoding beta-galactosidase; this translates as MTQNPPFPGVLFGAAYYAEYQQEGTLDRDLDLMSEAGFTVIRVGESVWSTWEPRNGEFDLDWLQPVLDGAHARGIAVILGTPTYAIPPWLQTLHPEIAAIDGRGHAIGWGARQEMDQSSTVYRWYAERIIRKVVARYADHPAVIGWQVDNEPGNNLPHNETTFQAFVSWLRRRYGTVERLNDEWGLVYWSHRIAEWSELWRPGGNLMPQYQLEWRRFQGEQATDLIAWQAEIVREYARDDQFVTTCISYSRPQISDDELVSSLDITAGNPYYLMQDGLSADVDLPRRAQWWHTGPWALFQWGDRAFSSAQERFLVTETNAQSIGGPWQNQPPFPGQIKQAAYALISRGARMIEYWHWHTLHFGVETYWGGVLPHSQVPGRIYREVAELGASLQRLGDALDGFVPDADVLMLHSTDTLWSFETYPPLATDDGGPDGTSYARIVDAFYRGFSEVGAQVRVQHTRQFVQRSAADLVAEHPILVAAAEYVADDATLDALRAYAEAGGHLVLGIRTGYGDELARARRAVAPDRLHDAAGVWYDEYSNLAEPLAVTAADEGFDLEPGAQATAWVDVLNVEGATTLVSYEPTELGADAAITTTPFGAGRVTYVGTVPNRELARSLARWLVPETAAARWQTASPVTVSTGRTGGQDVAFVHNWSATEHVVTVPADSIHLDTGERFAAGSRFTLEPRGVAVFEVAGSQA
- a CDS encoding LacI family DNA-binding transcriptional regulator; amino-acid sequence: MKRATIYDVARHAGVSHQTVTRFLNGFEGIRPATREKVQAAIDELNYRPNGAARWLRSRQSNRIGILAHRMELSGPGRIIAGATTAARSRGYVLDIASMDGEDADSVDAALDVVMEHQIAGVFATAQTDVVREAVANRGLDVPISIDSGEGLSSSGTNPRAHPGRLAAAHLADLGHRRVAFVNGPDVWIAAGERRSGFFAVAAERDLDVVWEYEGDWSAEAGYRAAQQLPDDVTAVALANDSMAIGLIFGLAERGRRVPDDVSVIGMDDAPESRFHLPSLSTIRLDFEGEGAYLMNVLIAKIEGADTADVPGYRLPELVQRGSTAEAPTAGK
- a CDS encoding SDR family NAD(P)-dependent oxidoreductase, producing the protein MTTTLITGANRSLGLETARRLIEAGHTVYAGMRDIAAGDEARALGAIPLALDVTDQASVDAAVASLPELDVLVNNAGVLGGRRQGADDLDIEAMRQTLDTNVVGVARVTQACLPLLRRSAAPVIVNVASGVGWPRWLSTPGHDEHPVLGIAYAASKAAVIALTVQYAKGLPGFRVNASDPGYTATEFNGYSGHQTVQEGTDATVALATLGPDGPTGEFHNRFGRIEY
- a CDS encoding helix-turn-helix domain-containing protein; this translates as MSEFAAVLRSWRDRVDPVEVGLPAGPGRRTPGLRREELAALAGVSVDYIVRLEQGRATNPSPQLLSALARALRLSAEERDHLFRVAGAASSPAGSIPRHLTPGVQRILDRIGDVPLAVFTASWDFLVWNPLWAALLKDPSEMTGLDRNLVWRHFTHGHSGVEFDDIHAEEFSADLVADLRQAHGRYPADRDLERVIGRLRAASPDFERRWATARVAAHRSSRKTMTDTIVGPITVDCDVLTVPDGDLRIVVYTAVPGSEDAAKLDLLRVAGVERFAPAP
- a CDS encoding phosphotransferase codes for the protein MEREEALAGGNAGGAVVRIGDTVRKPWTAATPSVVSFVEHLRESGVDAPAPLGRDDEGRQVQEFVPGRLAMDADPLTLSELHRVGEMVRAIHDASAAFVPPPHAVWETAIPAPAAELVCHNDLAPWNLMVGDRWLFIDWDASAPSTRLWDLAYAAQAFTLNDAARAPEDSARALAAFVDGYGADKSLRANLPTEMGRRTQAMYDLLHTSNRAGREPWATMYETGHGAHWQAVTRYVTTHRDVWARTL
- a CDS encoding lipopolysaccharide assembly protein LapA domain-containing protein yields the protein MSSAGNTGRDDENRLTRFLKRKWLAIVLILLLVIVAVQNLVGGDRATIFVLWTQVQVPTWLLVVLVFLIGGVVGWVLARNRAARRARR
- a CDS encoding sigma-70 family RNA polymerase sigma factor, whose translation is MDDTERSLVGALHAGDVSAIELLYQRWGRLVYTLALRSLGNVADAEDVTQQVFVAAWQGRAGFDPERAKLSTWLMAITRHKIVDAYEARAKRQRELEAFMESVYLQSLSWTDEIADSVAMSQELDQLEPVAQQIMRLAFYDRLTHTQIAAKLDLPLGTVKSHIRRSLLRLRARLEDADDA